In a genomic window of Rhopalosiphum maidis isolate BTI-1 chromosome 4, ASM367621v3, whole genome shotgun sequence:
- the LOC113548254 gene encoding uncharacterized protein LOC113548254, with the protein MWPFDSICEEPDPAPNAVVRVKLSEVWVYVYKKERKYVSLGDRRTEILQTRSWMDNCMSKLRPKTPPGMCVVMEKRLIKKWSITIYKKKRIYIPVEFQNNENVNMGDRSTDLSGRSRTKGAE; encoded by the exons atgtgGCCGTTTGATTCTATATGCGAAGAACCTGATCCGGCACCCAACGCGGTAGTTCGCGTGAAGTTGTCCGAGGTTTGGGTTTACGTGTACAAAAAGGAGCGTAAATATGTAAGTTTGGGCGATCGTAGGACGGAAATACTGCAGACTAGGAGTTGGATGGATAATTGCATGTCGAAACTTCGTCCCAAGACTCCACCTGGTATGTGCGTAGTAATGGAAAAACGGCTGATAAAAAAGTGGTCGATCACAATctacaagaaaaaaagaatttat ATCCCGgttgaatttcaaaataatgaaaacgtaAACATGGGTGATCGGTCAACAGATCTTTCCGGCCGCAGCAGAACAAAAGGCGCCGAGTGA